In Helicobacter bilis, a genomic segment contains:
- a CDS encoding cache domain-containing protein produces MKFYKNLSLKSKFLSLVIGFFIAFVIFLVLTILGEAKSSKATQEQIVAMLQQEIEAKIKLSTDSMASALGEIVKGLSEKEQIQIISKAISKMYFEDDKSSYYFVYKEGVALAYPHQTDIIGKSLWDTKDINGTYFIRDLFESAKDDSKRGKFVYYVFPKPLPDGKFVDAQKVSYAQLIPNTANIWIATGVYIDTLDTYTHATSQGILSNISQTIYSNIAISMVAFLLIFFPSMWLFYSTHLRGILNLQHNVFAFFAYLNHESKTMDSIPLDSKDEIGRMAKAIDENVKRTQDGLRQDSNLV; encoded by the coding sequence ATGAAGTTTTATAAGAATCTCTCACTTAAATCAAAATTCCTAAGCCTTGTTATCGGCTTTTTTATAGCATTTGTCATATTTTTAGTGCTGACAATACTAGGGGAAGCAAAGTCCTCCAAAGCTACACAAGAACAAATCGTCGCAATGTTACAGCAAGAGATTGAAGCAAAAATCAAGCTTAGCACAGATTCTATGGCGAGTGCGCTTGGTGAGATTGTCAAGGGATTGAGTGAAAAGGAGCAGATACAAATCATTTCTAAAGCCATTAGCAAGATGTATTTTGAAGATGATAAATCAAGCTATTATTTTGTGTATAAAGAAGGGGTTGCTTTAGCATATCCGCATCAAACAGACATTATAGGCAAGTCTTTGTGGGATACAAAGGACATTAATGGCACTTATTTCATAAGGGATCTTTTTGAGAGTGCAAAAGATGATAGCAAAAGGGGTAAATTTGTCTATTATGTTTTCCCTAAGCCCCTGCCAGATGGAAAGTTTGTTGATGCACAAAAAGTATCTTACGCACAGCTTATCCCCAACACCGCAAATATTTGGATTGCAACAGGTGTGTATATCGACACGCTAGACACCTATACACACGCCACTTCACAGGGGATTTTGAGTAATATCTCTCAAACGATATACAGCAATATCGCCATTTCAATGGTAGCATTTTTGCTTATCTTTTTCCCATCAATGTGGCTCTTTTACAGCACACATTTGCGTGGAATCTTAAACTTACAGCACAATGTCTTTGCCTTTTTTGCCTATCTCAACCACGAGAGTAAAACAATGGATTCTATCCCACTAGATTCTAAAGATGAGATCGGGCGTATGGCAAAGGCGATTGATGAGAATGTCAAACGCACACAAGATGGGTTGAGACAAGATTCCAACCTTGTGTGA
- a CDS encoding ATP-binding cassette domain-containing protein, which translates to MNREGVLADTTKDLLLSIKGLCASFSTSTKDSKSHKTHIESNRHAMWDTDNKNLDSKNYTSNPLTHPDLTQNLESTRNHFCLQNINIEIKQGQILGLAGESGSGKSLLARIIMGLEPNINIHKGEIRFCNYDLLQLQKERKSKTITTQNLSMQNILGKEISYIPQDPLSSLNPLHKVYKQIEETLIIHNLMRDSKQRKAHIESICNEVGLDCSLLTRYPHELSGGQRQRVAISLALVANPKLIICDEPTTALDMSLSMQVINLLKQIAKKHRVAMLFITHDLGILRALCDTYIIMQNGHIIETLTLHSTPKHSYTQKLFQANFLETKQYNTTQTPTIMQLKDFSVGVKKSKYFRKKLSIITKNVNLTLQEGKTLGIIGESGSGKSSLAKGILHLMDTQGIDSYFNQTLSYNGKVDKRYLKEMRKNMQVVFQDSMSSLNPRFRVKDLVSEGLKLQKKSDESIMQEIEKIFNVLDLDRSLLTRYPSELSGGQRQRVAIARSMVLNPKILILDEPTSALDKFVQKNTLKLLHDVQKAYNVSYILITHDLGVVANLCDNVAVIFQGKIVEYGHTQAIMSNPKHDYTKKMVSIYQDFYIA; encoded by the coding sequence ATGAATAGAGAAGGTGTATTAGCAGATACAACAAAAGATTTACTTTTATCTATCAAAGGTTTATGTGCTTCATTTAGCACAAGCACAAAAGATTCTAAATCTCATAAAACCCATATAGAATCTAATAGACACGCAATGTGGGATACAGATAATAAAAATCTAGATTCCAAAAATTACACCTCAAATCCCCTAACCCACCCAGATTTGACACAGAATCTAGAATCTACACGCAATCACTTTTGCTTACAAAATATCAATATAGAAATAAAGCAAGGGCAGATTCTAGGACTTGCGGGTGAGAGTGGAAGTGGTAAAAGCCTGCTTGCAAGAATTATAATGGGACTTGAACCAAATATCAACATACACAAAGGTGAGATAAGATTCTGTAATTATGATTTATTGCAATTACAAAAAGAGAGAAAATCTAAAACCATAACAACGCAAAATCTCTCAATGCAAAATATTTTGGGCAAAGAAATCTCATACATACCACAAGACCCGCTAAGCTCACTCAACCCACTCCATAAAGTATATAAACAGATTGAAGAAACGCTTATCATACATAATCTTATGAGAGATTCTAAACAAAGAAAAGCACATATAGAATCTATTTGCAATGAAGTTGGGCTTGATTGCAGCTTACTTACTCGCTATCCACATGAGCTAAGTGGCGGTCAAAGACAAAGGGTGGCAATCTCTCTAGCCCTTGTTGCAAATCCAAAGCTAATCATCTGTGATGAGCCTACAACCGCCCTTGATATGTCGCTAAGTATGCAGGTGATAAACTTGCTGAAACAAATTGCAAAAAAACACCGCGTTGCAATGCTTTTTATCACACATGATTTAGGCATTTTACGCGCTCTTTGTGATACCTATATCATTATGCAAAACGGACACATTATAGAAACTCTCACGCTTCATTCTACGCCAAAACACAGCTACACGCAAAAGCTTTTTCAAGCAAACTTTCTTGAAACAAAACAATACAACACCACACAAACACCAACTATAATGCAGCTAAAAGATTTTAGCGTAGGCGTTAAAAAAAGTAAATACTTTCGCAAAAAACTATCTATAATTACAAAAAATGTTAATCTCACCTTGCAAGAAGGTAAAACTTTGGGTATTATAGGGGAAAGCGGTAGTGGTAAAAGTTCCTTAGCAAAAGGTATATTACATCTCATGGATACACAAGGCATAGATTCATATTTTAATCAGACTTTATCTTACAATGGAAAAGTTGATAAAAGGTATTTAAAAGAAATGCGAAAAAACATGCAAGTCGTTTTTCAAGATTCTATGAGTTCTCTTAATCCAAGATTTCGTGTAAAAGATTTAGTGAGCGAGGGGCTAAAATTGCAAAAAAAGAGTGATGAATCTATTATGCAAGAGATTGAAAAAATCTTTAATGTGCTAGATTTGGATAGAAGTTTGCTTACTCGTTATCCAAGTGAGCTAAGTGGTGGTCAAAGGCAAAGAGTAGCTATTGCGCGTTCTATGGTGCTAAATCCAAAGATTCTAATCCTTGATGAGCCTACAAGCGCACTTGACAAATTCGTGCAGAAAAATACGCTAAAACTCTTGCATGATGTGCAAAAAGCTTATAATGTGAGCTATATACTCATCACGCATGATTTAGGCGTTGTTGCAAATTTATGCGATAATGTAGCAGTCATATTTCAAGGTAAAATTGTCGAATATGGACATACACAAGCTATAATGTCAAATCCAAAACATGACTACACAAAAAAGATGGTATCTATATACCAAGATTTTTATATCGCTTAA
- a CDS encoding L,D-transpeptidase family protein translates to MKQSLTKAIIVILLLFCILTLLYQISIATERGQEYPIDLSLKGRVAKIVVHKQKRILELYDDKNKLLKSYPHIALGKNPQGHKEFEGDSKTPEGLYYIDSKNPKSRYFLNLGISYPNKLDIANAKKHNKNAGGDIKIHGLPNGMNIAKELFKQYGDWTDGCIALDNASMKELYEVISINTPIYILP, encoded by the coding sequence ATGAAACAAAGTCTTACCAAAGCTATTATAGTAATTTTGCTACTTTTTTGTATCCTAACCTTACTTTATCAAATAAGCATTGCGACAGAAAGGGGACAAGAATATCCCATAGACTTAAGCTTAAAAGGTAGGGTAGCAAAGATTGTCGTGCATAAACAAAAAAGAATATTAGAACTCTACGATGATAAAAATAAGCTATTAAAAAGTTATCCGCATATCGCATTGGGTAAAAATCCGCAAGGACACAAAGAGTTTGAAGGTGATAGTAAAACGCCTGAGGGCTTGTATTATATTGATTCTAAAAACCCAAAATCACGCTATTTTCTCAATCTTGGCATTAGTTATCCAAATAAGCTAGATATTGCCAATGCTAAAAAACACAATAAAAATGCGGGTGGCGATATCAAGATTCACGGATTACCAAATGGCATGAATATTGCGAAAGAACTTTTTAAACAATATGGCGATTGGACTGATGGCTGCATAGCCCTTGATAATGCAAGCATGAAAGAATTATATGAAGTGATTAGTATCAACACACCCATTTATATATTACCTTGA
- a CDS encoding NYN domain-containing protein encodes MAKNLALFIDCDRLEAAFMTLIFDYLQNEGYNICVKRAYITKDNLDLWYSQLDRHYFRISIGNSQANNNMRLSVDVSKALYSGNYDSIAIASNYREFGVLASEVRTKGLEALCFYQFSKGNEAFLKRAYNIIYNLEPKNVSEQSSEMTSTGDMLDIFASALEGLDTQTLGEKIGDQTTSAKTTTRKPRATKSTKATSTKATAKKK; translated from the coding sequence ATGGCAAAGAATTTAGCATTGTTTATTGATTGTGATAGACTCGAAGCGGCGTTTATGACACTTATTTTTGATTATTTGCAAAATGAGGGTTACAATATTTGTGTAAAACGCGCATATATCACAAAAGACAATCTTGACTTATGGTATAGTCAGCTTGATAGGCATTATTTTAGAATCTCAATAGGCAATAGTCAAGCAAACAATAATATGCGTTTAAGTGTAGATGTGTCAAAAGCACTTTATTCTGGCAACTACGATAGCATTGCAATCGCGTCAAACTATCGTGAGTTTGGCGTTTTAGCAAGTGAAGTGAGAACAAAGGGATTAGAAGCTTTATGCTTTTATCAGTTTTCAAAAGGTAATGAAGCATTTTTGAAACGAGCCTATAATATCATCTACAACCTAGAGCCAAAAAATGTGAGTGAGCAAAGTAGCGAAATGACCTCAACAGGTGATATGCTTGATATATTCGCATCAGCACTTGAGGGCTTAGACACTCAAACACTTGGAGAAAAAATAGGCGATCAAACCACTTCAGCAAAAACCACTACAAGAAAACCTAGAGCTACCAAAAGCACAAAGGCTACAAGCACAAAAGCAACCGCAAAGAAGAAGTAA